A region of Coleofasciculus chthonoplastes PCC 7420 DNA encodes the following proteins:
- a CDS encoding HEAT repeat domain-containing protein, giving the protein MSSRIGVALSLLTIVSFLADPIRVAAQEEKFSSSPAVIAKRGEGESAKPIIVAELVEQLRTADVGKRREIIQQLSDTQQDIVPALLRAMDDPDPLVKSGVAEALGNLTDDAAPAVPRLIEMMNDGRRAIVPMPSSPRYPSQSIFIAPVPTLRTRLPLTPAPIRLPARRPPARPLPFPPLASPPPRLTTTTEEETDNERRLPPTPPGNPENRLRITAIIALGKIGLPARSLATPPLTEALQDPDPWVKLNATWALSQIGASVPLLSHWLEALQHSDPNLRHSAATVFEDSGSLLPKVLGAEADNNTARSLVTVLNDGDSLVRSVAHKALSLLGTDALPGLIEALKAPEPIVRLQAAELLGNLGESAQSAVPDLLPLLRDTGRYVPPSSNGLFFPPPPRLSIRFPRSPQDISVPTNPQELVRVNAAIALGKLGDRSAIPALITAVRDNNPWMQLASGWALLKFGEMQGLPVVGRLVQHPEPLIQREALSQLRGYGDQGFPYLVPYYAARLDSTNDNDRNNAIIRLGKFGVASLDVVPKLRALLVSNKKDSPGYAATILGEIARDTAIAWQNGNLNEDQRQQAISEFTQVLSIMQAPNARFNREPIDRVRTGLATLRGVTP; this is encoded by the coding sequence ATGAGTTCTCGAATAGGCGTGGCTTTGAGCCTGTTAACAATTGTGAGTTTCTTGGCTGACCCGATCCGAGTTGCAGCTCAAGAGGAGAAGTTTAGCTCGTCTCCAGCCGTGATAGCAAAGCGGGGAGAAGGGGAGAGTGCTAAACCAATCATTGTTGCCGAGTTAGTTGAACAATTGCGTACCGCCGATGTTGGCAAACGTCGGGAAATTATTCAACAACTTAGTGATACCCAACAAGATATTGTTCCAGCATTGCTCAGAGCGATGGACGACCCCGATCCTCTGGTCAAAAGTGGTGTAGCAGAAGCATTAGGCAATCTCACTGATGATGCTGCACCAGCAGTTCCTAGATTGATTGAGATGATGAATGATGGACGTCGGGCGATCGTACCCATGCCATCAAGTCCTCGATATCCCAGTCAAAGTATTTTTATTGCTCCTGTTCCTACTCTTCGTACTCGTCTTCCTCTTACTCCCGCTCCTATTCGTCTTCCTGCTCGTCGTCCTCCTGCTCGTCCTCTTCCTTTTCCTCCTCTTGCTTCTCCTCCTCCTCGTCTTACTACAACAACAGAGGAGGAGACGGATAACGAACGACGCCTTCCACCTACCCCGCCTGGAAACCCCGAAAACCGACTGCGGATTACAGCCATCATCGCGCTGGGAAAAATTGGTTTGCCAGCAAGATCATTAGCGACACCTCCCTTAACCGAAGCCTTGCAAGACCCTGATCCGTGGGTTAAGCTGAATGCAACATGGGCGCTCTCCCAAATCGGAGCTTCTGTCCCCCTCCTATCTCATTGGTTAGAAGCTTTACAGCATTCTGATCCTAACCTGCGTCACAGTGCAGCAACAGTTTTTGAAGATTCAGGATCACTGCTACCTAAAGTCTTGGGAGCGGAAGCGGATAATAACACGGCGAGGTCTTTAGTTACTGTACTTAATGATGGCGATTCCCTGGTTCGCAGTGTTGCCCACAAAGCATTAAGCTTGTTGGGGACAGATGCATTACCCGGCTTAATCGAAGCGTTGAAAGCACCAGAGCCAATTGTTCGCTTGCAAGCAGCAGAACTGTTGGGAAATCTGGGAGAATCAGCACAGTCGGCGGTTCCTGACCTGTTGCCACTACTGAGGGATACAGGGCGTTACGTGCCACCCTCCTCGAATGGATTATTTTTCCCTCCACCACCCCGTTTGTCTATTAGATTTCCACGCAGTCCGCAAGACATTTCGGTTCCGACTAACCCTCAAGAATTGGTGCGAGTCAATGCTGCTATTGCCTTGGGCAAGTTGGGCGATCGCAGTGCCATTCCTGCTTTGATTACTGCTGTGCGGGATAATAATCCTTGGATGCAGCTTGCCAGTGGGTGGGCATTACTCAAGTTTGGAGAAATGCAAGGTTTGCCTGTTGTCGGGCGATTGGTGCAGCACCCGGAACCATTGATTCAACGAGAGGCACTGTCTCAGTTACGGGGTTATGGAGATCAGGGATTCCCTTATCTCGTACCCTACTACGCAGCGCGATTGGACTCTACCAATGATAACGATCGCAATAACGCAATTATTCGGCTGGGAAAGTTTGGAGTAGCTTCGTTGGATGTAGTACCAAAACTCCGCGCTTTATTAGTCAGCAATAAAAAGGACTCGCCGGGGTATGCTGCGACAATTCTGGGAGAAATTGCGCGGGATACAGCTATTGCTTGGCAGAATGGTAATCTTAACGAAGACCAACGCCAACAAGCGATCAGCGAATTTACCCAAGTTCTTTCTATCATGCAGGCTCCTAATGCTCGGTTCAACCGTGAACCAATTGATCGTGTCCGCACTGGACTGGCGACGCTCCGAGGGGTTACGCCTTAG
- a CDS encoding lipoxygenase family protein has translation MNMTKKQTIVQELLQVLKLRLINTSSVQQKLQKKAAKQRSQLSKVVGQLVFSDTQNPLHNMEVELWDRDIGTPEEYLGKGITDRNGYFEIYYDPDQAGFKDEPDLELRVIEIRTSFDTNNKLVLAKRLAYTIKGPDNVTQKEYDFGTCTVPYWLYNPTNSFPRILFTELEGTPDEDAIGRKLQGYEAANHLTPIKAKHVIKNTLNPDQPSLPEIQADYPPNSTIELERKNPGYTRSDEFFGLRILNGMNPCLPKKNKHNPNEYKVTFNWDAYEKDQIHDLHNVDATFEVKDGKFLPTSITIQSRQPDSYAPFSPLKEPVTYTPNDGDQWLQAKRIFRTNTFFAAELIEHYIKAHLQMEQYTVAAFRNLRKNPLRLMLIPHLKSLININRRADTVLVDPNEGYVVTAGPLTPESVVQICHESMSQLDWKGWQPRQPLCETHTYAKIANLYWQILTDYIDVFFQTYQDEIEREWIEIHRLSDDLVNHSVAYEPGKDSGSDDGYEWYDTNELTQPNNSRRTINGSLKVVSPITLSDKPDANDIEYLKQFCRFAIFHVTLWHSWVNDSQTDAGGEVLYSSLGLRNGSFGNEDDPTIAPDSGEATQLLYLVNVLTAIKYGYIIKNEDGDIPAEFRKILLNHKQDFAQLDFDVNNIRALINI, from the coding sequence CGGTCAGCTTGTGTTCAGTGACACCCAAAACCCCTTACATAATATGGAAGTGGAGTTGTGGGATCGAGACATTGGTACACCGGAAGAGTATCTAGGGAAAGGGATAACGGATCGCAATGGGTATTTTGAGATTTACTATGATCCAGACCAAGCGGGGTTTAAGGACGAGCCAGATTTAGAATTGAGAGTCATCGAAATTCGTACTAGCTTCGATACCAACAATAAATTGGTGCTTGCCAAACGTCTCGCCTACACGATTAAAGGACCCGATAATGTCACGCAAAAAGAGTATGACTTTGGCACTTGCACTGTTCCCTACTGGCTTTACAACCCCACAAATTCCTTCCCCCGTATTCTATTTACCGAGTTAGAGGGAACACCGGATGAAGATGCGATTGGTCGTAAATTGCAAGGGTATGAAGCTGCAAATCATTTAACCCCAATTAAAGCCAAGCACGTTATCAAAAATACGCTCAATCCGGATCAACCGTCTCTCCCAGAGATTCAAGCCGATTATCCCCCCAATTCCACAATTGAGCTAGAACGAAAAAATCCGGGCTACACCCGAAGTGATGAATTTTTTGGACTGCGGATTCTTAATGGAATGAATCCCTGTTTACCGAAAAAAAATAAGCACAACCCGAATGAGTACAAGGTTACGTTTAACTGGGATGCTTACGAAAAAGATCAGATTCATGACCTGCACAACGTCGATGCCACGTTTGAGGTAAAAGATGGCAAATTCTTACCCACTTCGATTACTATTCAAAGCCGACAGCCTGATTCCTACGCTCCCTTTTCTCCCCTGAAAGAACCAGTCACCTATACTCCCAATGACGGCGATCAATGGTTGCAGGCAAAGCGAATTTTCCGCACCAACACGTTCTTCGCGGCTGAACTAATTGAACATTATATCAAAGCTCATTTACAGATGGAGCAATATACAGTTGCGGCTTTTCGTAACTTGAGAAAAAATCCCCTCCGTCTGATGTTAATTCCTCACCTCAAGAGCTTGATTAATATTAATCGGCGGGCGGATACGGTATTAGTAGACCCAAATGAGGGCTATGTTGTTACGGCTGGACCCTTGACGCCAGAGAGTGTGGTGCAGATTTGTCATGAGAGCATGTCGCAGTTGGATTGGAAAGGGTGGCAACCGCGTCAGCCGTTATGTGAAACTCATACCTATGCCAAGATAGCCAATCTCTATTGGCAGATTTTGACGGACTATATTGATGTCTTTTTCCAAACCTATCAGGATGAAATTGAACGCGAATGGATTGAAATTCATCGCTTATCGGATGACTTGGTTAACCATAGTGTGGCGTATGAACCCGGAAAAGATAGTGGTAGCGACGATGGGTATGAATGGTACGATACGAATGAACTGACTCAACCGAATAATTCCCGACGCACCATCAATGGCAGTCTGAAAGTGGTCAGTCCGATTACGCTATCGGATAAACCCGATGCCAATGATATAGAATACTTAAAACAGTTCTGTCGGTTTGCGATTTTCCACGTAACTCTGTGGCATTCCTGGGTGAATGATTCCCAAACGGATGCTGGGGGGGAAGTCTTGTATAGTTCTCTCGGACTGCGGAATGGTAGTTTTGGGAATGAGGATGATCCGACAATTGCGCCCGATTCAGGAGAAGCGACGCAACTGCTTTATCTGGTTAATGTGTTAACGGCGATTAAGTATGGATATATCATCAAGAATGAAGATGGGGATATTCCCGCCGAATTCCGCAAAATTCTGTTAAATCACAAGCAAGATTTTGCCCAACTGGATTTTGATGTGAATAACATTAGAGCGTTGATCAATATTTGA